The genomic window AACATTTGATAaattctattattattattttaagacaCTAAATCAGGAGGGTAAAAACTGTTTGTAAACAGTTCCTGCACACGGCAGCGAGTTAGCATTAATAATAGGCATTGCTTTCTATTTCACGTCATATTTCCGTGttaattgatttttctttagaaTTATTATTAGATCCCCATAAAGACGTGTTTTTCCGAGCTAATCCCTTTGCTTTTGTCACCTGTTATTTCGCTCACGCAGGCTTGTCACACCACTGACCTAGTTTCTCCTTCTCAGACCCACTGCTTTCCCTCTTCCTCACTGAAGTCTCTAACTACAGAGAGCACCAGGACTCAGTCTCATTTGTTTGCCAAGTGAAAGAGTTTTTTCCACAGCTCGTTATCTATGCTAACCAGGGAGCCGCAGAAGGCGTTTAGTTTCctgcagatggaaaaaaacaaaacaatgagctTGTGTGTTcacttttttcttgtaaaaggtcgttttaatcacatttatttggTGTTATTTGACTGAAAGAAGTTTGGCGCAGTCAGTTCAGTGATAATTATCTCTTGGGGTCAGTGGATCTGTTTGGATTGGAAGGGTGTGTGTGTCCTGGGTTAATGAATATAGCAGGATCCAGCGACCATTCGACAGTCGATGCAAAGAGGTTGTTTTCTTCACATGCACGCTGGAAATGGACTTTCCAACATCTAATCCTCAGTCCTCTTTCTGCTGACATTTCAGGCTGGGTACACAGAGTACCACGGCTTTCATGAGTGCACAGAGGGGTGAGGTTACACGGGGGAGGTAAATTTAGCCCTCTGAAACGAGCACAGCAGGCCAAATCCCAGCTTCGGAcaatccctccctccctcccccttaAAACTCTTATGCAACACGACCCGCCGTCATCGTGCGCCTGCTTCACACCCAGACCCCAACTCGTGCACTTTTGACGCCATTTGCTTAAAGAGgcgtgtttgtttattttagcccCGCAGCATTTCGGGCGCAGCCTCAGGATCCCACCCAGATACTTGAGcgataagaagaaaaaaaacaggctgatgGGTCAAAAAACAGGCTGACGGGTCAAAAAACCGACGTCAGTGCTTCATGTCCTCACTGTGCAGCGTGGTTGTGTTTGCCAACAGCTAAAACCAATACGTCGACACATGAACCGAGGAGCCCAAGTGAAGCCTCGCAGACTAATCTATCCGCATCGATTGCACCGAACGCGAAAACAAGCTGAGAAACGCCCGTTAAATCAACTTCTCTGAAGTGATCAGCTTGTGTTGACAGCTTGTAGTATTGACACAAAGTTCAAAGGTCAAGTTTTCATGTGACACACAATGTTACAGCACAGAAATGACCGTGTAAACAAAAAGGACTCATACATCCAGCTCCAAGTGTTCCAATTATTACTGATTTGGACTTATCAGCTGAGaggactttaaataaatatcagtgATTTTAAGTCTTCAGTAGCAGGAAAAGCGCTTTAAATCGCTCATACCTGTAACGAGTGCAGGGTTCAGTCGCGATTTCCTCCAGGTGAAACTGCGCCCAGGGGTCCGGCATGTTTCGGGCCTTTTCGATCGCATGAATCCATGCCGCCTGTCACAAAAACCAAAGCAGGTTCTAGTCGTTGTCAAGTCATTTTCCATCCCAAAAGACACAAATGACAAACTAGTCTCCTGTTCAGGTTTGACAGAACACAGAAACGAAAGAGGGGAGTGCCGTTCTTTGCAAAGCTGGTTCATTTGCACGATAAAGGGTAATTCCTaacatgtttttgctctttccTTTCCACAAGGCATGCATTTATTGATGAATAAAAATTAGCAGCTTCTGCACTGAACGGTTCCCCCACATTCTTATTTGCAAGCAGATAAGGGTGAGAGAGCgatcatgcaaaaaaaaaaaagcaaaaggagaaataaataaacaaacagagggTAAGCAGAGGTGCTAAATGTACAACTGCCTCTATGAATGAGATGCGTCGTGAAActattttgcattttacacaaacaagcGTTCGAGCGCTTGAGTCACGAGCGCTCCAAATCTGACCAAGTTTGGACACGTTCGGCACGCCACAGCGGCACGTCTCCCTCGTATTTCAGCGCTCACTGTCCAGCGTTTATATTTAGAGTGACTGATTTACGCAAAGAGAATGTGTACAGGGCCGTGTTTTGAAAGTGAGAGAGGGTCACGTTACTCGGACAGCGTCAAACGTAGAGTCAGAAACGTCACAGCTGCAGACTGGAATGGAAATCTTTGCCTGGAGTTCATGTAATCCAAAAACATAACCATAATGATAAATTCATCAACAAATTAAATgcccagcatttcttgaaggaatgcttttaatgctttaaactaagctcatcttgtgttgataaatgatgaagttgtagctgttttggttaaatctcATGCGATACTGTTAGATGGCtcgctcagagtatgagttgaggacgactctcggctactaccacatcaaatttcagctcattatctgtaaaattgactaagccATTTTTCTattggctaatgtggattagctgtggcggccgttAATCGGTtgcagatgtacagccagtgattatttcctgaaagtttcaacgAGTTTTCAAAACATTGTGGTCCCCCTTCGCCTTTCGGGGGACGAGCCGTAAGGAGTGCATTCTGAAGACAGGGAGTGAAGGAGTGATGGGAAATGATAGTTGGTGGAGAAGGACATAccaaggcagagaagaggacagTAAATTACAGAGCGGGGAGTGAAGAATGGAGGCAGAGATGGTCGTTGACAAAAAGGGAGAAGGGTAATCGTAATCTGATCCGAAACATACCCGTGCGCTCTCAGACAAAACCGTGTACGTTCGATGTTCTCCCTCGTTTTCAtgctatttaaaaacaaaacaaaacaaaaaaaaggtaaagaaaacagGTGGTTTCCATTAGTTAACAGCGTCgttttaaacaacattaacagctttaaccagcagcaacacacacacacacacacaaaaggacaTTCATGTGGAAAACAACAGGCCGGTGCACGGTGTTTCTGATAAGCAGCGACGTGCGCTGAATCAGGCCTTTGTGCTGATCAGCACAGACCGAGAAGTACTTGTTTACGCAGAGCGAGCTCGCGAGGCGAAAGCCACACTCTGGTACTTCCTGTTCTTGTCAGGAGGAGTACATTAAAGAGACGACTGGCCAGCTTCAGTCAACAGATATCGAGCGTGCGCACACACGAGCATTGTGATGCATGTGTGCAAGCACGCCCAGAACAATCTGGCCATAAAAGGCAAACGTTGTTGGAATGGAAAACTGCAGAAGTGACACTCTCCTCGCCGCTCACCCTGTACAAAAAGTTGCTCTTGGGAAGAGAGTTTGACAGCTGCCGGGTGTAAACGAGATCCTTCAGGTAGTTGCAGACTTCCTTGGCAGAGTCGCCCAGGATGGGGGAGATGAAGTTCTCTTCGTCGTCTTCATCGTCGCTGGCGTTGGCGTCGCTGAGGGAGGAAGCCCTGTGCTTGATGCCGCTGCGCTGGgctgagcaggaggaggaggaggagggtctctTGGCACTGCCTTCCTCCTCCATGGTGAACATCAGGTCGTCGTCCATCGTGCCCGCTGCTGTGTGGAGCACAGAGAGAGGAGGCGAGAGTGTTAGTTGGCAGTCAGAGTGAAGGGGAAAAGCAGAACCACACCATCTGAGTGTAATgtgcggcagccatcttaacACATGAATAATACAGTCCTGCATCATGGCTGCACAGTTTTATGTACATAATAACACCAGAGAAGGTCATTAATGTAGAGGTTACAAAGGGATTACGATCATCACACCATAAGCATGCGAAgggatttaaataataaacacatttttataaataagcAAATGTAATTTAAATGGGCTGCATAAATACAGACCCAATCACAACAATCTCTATATCCGGGTGACACTGATCTCAGTGCAGCAGCCATAGATACAATAACTAACATACTTCGAGCACctatttcatgttgtttttgtctaaacaaAACGTCTCCCGACGGATGCAAATGTTACATAAGCCACCGACCTTCTAATCGGATGTAGTCCAATCGAGAGAGACAGTTTGTCCGCTTCTATTCCTTTCCTCAGAAAGCGTCGGTTAggagacaaacagcagagagagCACGAGCTGCGCCTTGAAAACTCCTCCCATGCTAGTGGAGCGGGTTCTCCGCTGCGCCCTGAAGGTCCGAGGACGTGTTTTGGCAGCTAGCGCCTGTACTCCAACCGTCCGCGATGTCAAACAGTCCACCACCACGTCGGGGTCCCTCCGCACGTATCACCACGCCACACactgctcttgtttttttcgTGGCCACGCCCACTGCATCCATGCTGCCTTCAGGGCTCGTTGGAAACACGGGCTCTAGCGAAAATGTTCTAAGAATTCATACCACTTACCTGAACTTTAAAGGTCTGACAAACGGACAGAAGAAGACTGTGTTAGCCGTAGACGTAAATAAACGTATGAATTATAGAAAGACCACAAAAAAGAGCATTTTGCGAGGTTTACTTAAGCGTGGACATCATGTTCCAGCACCAAGGAACGGTTTAACCTCGTGATAATCTTGGTATTTTGCCAGTAGTTTTCCAACCCCCTCGAGCACATATCAGCTATTCATTAAACAGGTTATCTGAGTTGgcaatgtttacatttttacccttttttttcttgcacagGAGTACGAGTTTTAAAAGTGCCGACGATGCTTTAGTTACGCTGCGAGCTAGTTGAGCAAACAAAAGggctatttttaaaacattagctACCAGGAAAAAGAGTTAATAATCAATACCTGCGGGaatttaatgattaaatattaGCCTCGCTTCGCTTCTTTTAGAAGTGGTGCAGTCATTAAGGCTGTTAGAAATAAAGGACTACAAAGGTGCCTGTAGGTGGACATCGTGTACAAAGCGAATAATAAGCCTCCTGACAAAATATAGAATTTTTTAATCAGAACTaacatgtttattatttgttataaataaaacaaacgttCAACACGATGTAAAATATTCAGAGTACCCGTGTAATCAGGCTTTGTATAAATTAACTGGTGTTGGCCGTTTACCGTCGGTGGTAGCGTGGCCGAGTGGTCTAAGGCGCTGGATTTAGGCTCCAGTCATTTCGATGGCGTGGGTTCGAATCCCACCGCTGCCAAAGCATTTTTGTTATcgttttaaaataacaacagcagcaacttgATAACGTGTTTGTTTTGCCAAGCCacgtaaacaaaacaaatattaaaactgcCGTTCGTATTCTTCAGCGTCTGACGAGACCATTATTAGAAGCCTCTGATTTAGTGGCGCCACCTCGTGGCTCAAATATAAAATTACTTATAGTCATTAAAGACTTAAAGGTGGGGACAGAAAATAACTCCTTTTTATATCTGCTCTAGGTAAACACATGCATTTAGCTATTTATATCAAGGGCAGATTCTCCATTCGAAATTCCAttcataaaacagctgaaactttagttgaattagcaTCAATTGGTATCAATTAGCAAAGAGCTAATGTTCAGCTGTTTAGCTGAAGTTCTTAAAtcgtagtttagtttatgttagtttagttttcctcagtttattttagtataaCTTAGTCAACAAGtctttgcttgtttaaacttatgTAAGTTTGCTTGGCTAagcttatttttatattttagtttagtttagcctgtatttaaatatttttttaagccttCTGACTCTTTTAGTTGGGTTAagctgagtttttttaaatcccagtttagtttatgttagatTATAActagtttattatatcttagtttggttttcttcagtttatctttagtatgataagtttagtttagctttttatattacgtttgttctgtatttttgtgttttcatgctgtaaagcactttgaatcgccttgttgctgaaaagtaaaataaaaaaccatgcatgtcaggttaattggtaactctaaattgcccctaggtgtgaatgtttgtctctttgtgtccctgcgatggattcgcgaagaaagaaagaaaaagctggtaaagaaaattgacGGATGGATGTTTTGGTGCAACCAAGATTTTTTGATCTCAGCTCTTGAAACACGTGCAAACAGATATCGTCTAATCTGCATTTCTCTGAAAAACTGCgataaacaaatcatttttactgACTAAAAATGTGGCAAAGTAGCACCTATTAGTTAAACTCTTTACTTAAAGAACTATAAGGTTTCAAAgatcttgcaaaaaaaaaaatgtataaaagacATGCAGGagtcagagttttattaaaatttatgaaCAGGAAATTTCCAAAGAACTATTGGTCGTGATTGTCCCGTGTAAACTGGCATCTGTCAGTCTTTAACAGAATTACTGACTGGAATCagatcacattttattttcactgggTCTCAACTTTTCCTTTCAAGTGCTGAGAAGccacaaactgcattttctggaTGGCCAGCTGGGTGTCTTCGGGGGAGATCCCCAGGTGCCACACGGCCCTAATGGAGTTCTCGACATGGGGGTACATGAGAACCTGGATCCCCTGGCCCAGAGCCgcttcctccccctccccaaCCTGACCCATGCGGGCGCAAAACTCCTCGGGACTCAGAGTGGGATCCTCCACCCGGAAACGCAGGATGTTGGTTTCCACGGCAGCCATGTCCACGGCAAACAGAGGCGGCTGGCAGTCGATTAGAGCtgacagaggaggaaaaggaaatgGGTAAAAGGGTTGAGCTGGGCGGAGAGTTAACAGCTTacagcaggggtggccaatcctggtccttcagggccactatcctgcatgttttccttgtttctctgctccaacacacctgattcagtggttaaattacctcttcctgttctgcagatgcctgttaatcacccattgatttaaatcaggtgtgttggagcagagaaacaagtaaaccatgcaggacagtggccctcaaggaccaggattggccacccctggctTATAGGAAGGTGAGCGACTCACCCTGAGCGAACGTTTTCACGTTGTGATGATCCTCCTCTAGTCTTCCTACCATCTCCTGCAAAGACAACTTTCCAGCTGCTGCGATAATGCCGGCCTGACGCATCCCCCCGCCGAGAGCTTTACGGCACCGCACCGCTCTGGATATAAAGTCCTGGGGTCCGGCAAGCACGGAACCCACCGGGGCACCCAGACCCTGTTTCATATCGACACACGTTAGATAACCCCACCTCTGTCGCCTCTCTTTCATCGGTTTGCTTGTTCGTTCCTTCCGGGCCCACCTTGGAGAGGCAAACGCTGGCTGTGTGTACGTGCTGCAGGATGGCGGCCACAGGCACGCCCTGGGCCACGGCGGCGTTCATCACCCGGGCCCCGTCCATGTGCAGCGCCAGGCCGTGCTGATCTGCTAATGCACGAACCTTAGAGGTGGGAACAAATCAGCCAGATGTGATGAGAACTCTGCAAGGAGAGGCAAGTATCACAGCAGCACAGCCCCGTTTCAGAGGAAGCAAAGCGTGGTTGGAAAAAAGCTGTTCCTCTGAGCTTAAAATATGAactctgaatgactctcagctacgaccacgccaaattttagctcaatatctcaaAAATCAACTAAGATACGTTCGAAAACAATCAACACGCTGTCCTGAAACAAGACAAGCAAAGCGTACGCacatcctgcaggaagtgcagcGGCAGCACGCGTCCTCCCTGGATGTTGTGCGTGTTCTCCACACAGATGAGGCGTGACCGGGGGTAATGGGGGTCCGGGTATCCGTGGCGGATCTTCGACTCCAGCTGCTTCAGATCGAACGACCCGTCAGGGCGCGTGGTCACCGTGGTGGCGTGCACGCCGGCCAGCTGTGGGTCAAACACATGGAAACGCCCACTGAGTCCCACCGAAGCACAAACGGCTCCCGGAGACGACGCCCGCGCCGGCGCACTCACCTGGGCGCTGCCTCCTTGCTCGTAGACGTGCAGGTGGGACAGATCGCCCACGATCATCTCGTCGCCCCGCTCCCTGCAGTGCGCCATCACTGCACAAAGTAACACAGGCGCCTTTACAACCGTCTGCACGCGGCCCCACAAAGACCCCCATCCAGGCGAAAAGAGCGCTGTTTCATTCACCTGCAATGAGATTACCCATGGTGCCTGAGGGGACGAACAGGGCAGCCTCCATCCCAAACATCTCAGCCGCCGTCTTCtgtaaatctgcagaaatcagaCCAACTTTTAACAAAACTACGCTAAAATCAACCATTTCCTCGTGTTTAACAAGAGTTAAAATACGAAGGAGTTCTGTGGTTTATAGAActtaaagctatttttattcCTCACCTGCTGTCCAGACtcaagtttttctttctgacattGAAACATTTGTAAATTTCTTGTGAATGTTTATAAAGTGGTACCTTTATTATCATAAATTCACAGtaaaaatattgagttaaaggAAAACCCTTGCATGCTTTGTGGGAGGCTGGGCAGCCGTGTGACAGAAAGGTTAATAATCTGCAGTTTATCCTGTTTGGTTTCCAGGGggactggaaaaaaacaaacaaagggcTTTGTATTGAAATGTAAAGTATATTCTAATGGATAAATCATTTGGAAAACATTTCCaggcttcctttttttaatatattccaTTTCCAAGCTGTCGCAGAGTGACTCTCGCTGTCTGTTTGACCCCTCAGTGTTGGTACCAGACGGGCAGCTTGCCTCTGGACTCAGCTGATTCTTTTGGTTGATTTCTGGTCGTATTCCAGGTGTGGGCGCACCAAG from Kryptolebias marmoratus isolate JLee-2015 linkage group LG17, ASM164957v2, whole genome shotgun sequence includes these protein-coding regions:
- the tha1 gene encoding threonine aldolase 1, which codes for MSLRAFPRLFLRPRQQLRARGSARGYYNTGGARYAGPGGAVHLRVVDLRSDTVTKPGPAMRRAMAEAEVGDDVKGEDPTVNDLQKTAAEMFGMEAALFVPSGTMGNLIAVMAHCRERGDEMIVGDLSHLHVYEQGGSAQLAGVHATTVTTRPDGSFDLKQLESKIRHGYPDPHYPRSRLICVENTHNIQGGRVLPLHFLQDVRALADQHGLALHMDGARVMNAAVAQGVPVAAILQHVHTASVCLSKGLGAPVGSVLAGPQDFISRAVRCRKALGGGMRQAGIIAAAGKLSLQEMVGRLEEDHHNVKTFAQALIDCQPPLFAVDMAAVETNILRFRVEDPTLSPEEFCARMGQVGEGEEAALGQGIQVLMYPHVENSIRAVWHLGISPEDTQLAIQKMQFVASQHLKGKVETQ